Within Pseudomonadota bacterium, the genomic segment CGCACGTCGATGGTGAAGTCGATCTGGCCGGGTATGGTGTTGCGCGAGTTGGGTGCGACCGCCAACGATCCGACTGTCGCGACGGCGTCGGGCTGATTGGCATGCGCCAGTTCTTCGACGGCGGCGATCATCGGCGCCGTCGCGGCGAGCGCATCACGTCGGCCCTCCATCGGCGTCGAACCGGAGTGGGCGTCTTGCCCGACAACGCGAACATCGAACCACCGCTGGCCCTGGCCACCGACGACGATACCGATTGTCTGGTCTTCGCGCTCCAGGATCGGACCCTGTTCGATATGAACCTCAAAGAGCGCGCCGAGCGGGTGCTGGCCGCAGGGCTCGTCGCCGGCATACCCGATACGCTGGAGCTCGTCGCCCAGTCTCTTGCCCTCGCCATCTTCTCGCGACCACGCATGTTCGATATCGAAGATGCCGGCAAAAACGCCTGACGAGACCATCGCGGGGGCAAAACGCGAGCCCTCTTCGTTGGTCCACACAACGATCTCAATCGGCAGGTCTGTCTCGATACTGTTGTCGTTGAGCGTGCGCACAACCTCAAGCCCCGCGAGCACGCCATAGACACCGTCAAACTTGCCGCCGTGAGGCTGGGTATCGAGGTGGCTGCCGGTTGCGATCGGCGGCAGATCGTCACGGCGTCCGGGACGGCGGGCGAAAATGTTGCCCATGTTGTCGATGGTGACCGTGCAACCGGCGTCCTCGCACCAGGCAACGAACAGATCGCGTCCGGCTCCGTCGGCATCGGTTAGCGCCAATCTGCAGCATCCGCCGCCGGGCAGGGCGCCAATTGCCGCCATCTGCATCAAGCTGTCCCAAAGGCGATCGCCACGGATGCGAACAGGTGTCATGGTGCTGCCTGCTGCTCTAGACGGGATCGCGGCGCAGCGCCTGCGACAGGCAGTGCACGCCACCACCGCCCAGCGTGAACATCGACATGTCGGGCTCGAACACTTCAAAGCCCAGTTCGCGCATGCGGTTGTTGAGTTTGCTCGCGCCTTTCATCGACAACACCTTGCCGTTGCCGAGCGCCACCAGGTTGACACCGAGGTTCTTCGCCTCCGCATAGTCGACGTCGACAAAATCAAAGTCGCGCGCCTTCAGCCAATCGACGACCCATCCCTCCAAGGCGTCGAGACAAGCGACCAGAAGTTTCGGCCCGAGCGGTACGACCAAACCATCCATGTGCACGAACTCACGCGAGATCGGCGCGACCTCGACATCCCAGCCCTTGTCGCGAACCCAGCCGGCAACCTGTTCGGAGCCCGCCTGTTCAGAACGCTCGCCGCAATAGCCGATGAGAGCGGTGCCCGGTTCCAGGATGACGAAGTCGCCGCCCTCGAAATGCCCGGCGGTCAC encodes:
- a CDS encoding arginine deiminase family protein → MTEETVSNGGWGIDNDYGPLRDVLLGKPEFYRWVEAGPLIGRTLANAHKTGVSFDRQRAMGQHAEMVRIYEDAGVRCHYLEADETLHRNFFARDSSAMTPWGAIICHMQLKCRRADYVSVIRFYLENDIPIWNFVTAGHFEGGDFVILEPGTALIGYCGERSEQAGSEQVAGWVRDKGWDVEVAPISREFVHMDGLVVPLGPKLLVACLDALEGWVVDWLKARDFDFVDVDYAEAKNLGVNLVALGNGKVLSMKGASKLNNRMRELGFEVFEPDMSMFTLGGGGVHCLSQALRRDPV
- a CDS encoding Zn-dependent hydrolase; the encoded protein is MTPVRIRGDRLWDSLMQMAAIGALPGGGCCRLALTDADGAGRDLFVAWCEDAGCTVTIDNMGNIFARRPGRRDDLPPIATGSHLDTQPHGGKFDGVYGVLAGLEVVRTLNDNSIETDLPIEIVVWTNEEGSRFAPAMVSSGVFAGIFDIEHAWSREDGEGKRLGDELQRIGYAGDEPCGQHPLGALFEVHIEQGPILEREDQTIGIVVGGQGQRWFDVRVVGQDAHSGSTPMEGRRDALAATAPMIAAVEELAHANQPDAVATVGSLAVAPNSRNTIPGQIDFTIDVRHPDDDVLKAMGEALRHDLTTIAGERGVGVKIDEIWHNPPVVFDASCIDAVRGATVNLGFGHRDMVSGAGHDACMVARKVPTSMIFVPCAGGLSHNEAESATPEDLAAGCDVLLQAMMTMATGPGHNAA